GTAATTATTCGGTGTTAAGTGTGTTCATGCTGTCGTAGATTACAACAACATTATCAATAAAATTTCTGTTAAGATGAggctgttggaacaaaattgaaatttaaatgtTCCCCCTGAGCTTAttaaagttttgatgataacaaagtattaaatgtacaattggagatactaaaaatttattttaagtgtgcagaactaaATTAAAGATAAGTTCTGAAGAAAGGCCAGAAGATGAACGCTCAGAGGTTCATAATGATTCAGAGGATATCAACGTCAGAAGTTATGTCTATCAGAGGTTGAGAACCTCAGGACTTGATAATTCAGAAGTTAGCAAAACTCTGAATTGATCTTGGTTTCTGTGAAGAATTGTTCATGAAGGTCAACACTTTTACCAATGAATAAAACGACCTCTCAAGTAGATCAGAACAGCATCTTACATTATTCCTAGTCTCTAGGAGAGAACGTGACTTGTCTGGTCTCTTAGCTTAAAATGGAAAGTCCTCTCTGCATCAggtcaaagttactgaaactcttactcagttttggATTACATCCAAACTGTATCAAGACATATGCAAGAAGACAAGcttatcttcatcaacggttATATGCAACGTCTATTTCTCTCAatgatataaataatagatgaaGTGGATTGCATAATAACAACATACGCTCGAACAAGCTATCATCTCACAATTCAAGAATACAAACACTCATCCTCTGAACCGGGAATTCTATTCTTACTCAAAATACTTTGAAGTCTTTGTGTACTCATTGTATTTTATCATTAAGGTTCTTTAAGTGAATTTTATTACTTTCAACAAACTTTATTTTCGTTCTTaagtttgagaagtctcttgctgagtgcttgagcattgtgtagaagtctcttgttgtgtgcttgagcaattgtaatcttgtgtgatgaTAGTGAAAtctcttggaagtgcaaggggactggactactcttgTTTTGTTGAGAGGAACCACTATGCAATGAAGAGAAGGCTGTTCAACAGAATAAAACTTGTGACGGtggaaaatttgaattttgagttgGTCGAGATTTGAGAAGATTCAAGTTAGTGATGGAGCCTTGTTGGTGTAAAAAAGTGTTTCAAATTGAAAACTTTGCATCTTGTGATTGTGTGTTCATAGGGGGGTCTTTGATCCAACAATTGGTGAGTGTCCAGAAGTTAGAATTGTTGTTGAGCAGTGCAAGATGATAAAAAGACTTCATATTGATGGGTTGAGTCTAACAAAATTAGTGAAGATTTTGTTACAAAAGGTGTACTAATTTGCAAGATACTGTGTTGCTGCTAAGAATGCTACAATATAACACAGAGTTTGGGAGCAATTGATGCATACTGTCAGGATTTGGAATGGTTAGCTCTTTGTGGGACTGGTACATAGTCAATGATGCTGGTGGTGAGTGCATTGTTGACTAAGTGTAGTGCTGGTGGTGGCAAGAAAGTGTGCTTTAAAGGGCTGTCATGTGTCTAGTGTTTGGTTCGcaacattttgttttttgagtATTGTAATTTGGCTAAACCAAAGTGTAGAGACATTGGCAACAATTAATTAGGTGGTGTGTTGAGGGTAATTCATTGTAACCAATGTTGGTTACTTGTAACACAAGTAAAAGAGTTAGTTAGGTGATTTTATGTGATGAGTTGTGTGTTTGTTAGTTTTTCTGTTATGTTAGTTACTTGATCTTAGGGAGTTAGTTAGGGGTAGTTACTAGTTTGCTAGTAACTTAACCTGTAAGCAACACATTATAAATAGTGGTGTAAAATGACATTATGATATAGTGAGATCAATAACAATAACTTCTTTCTCTCTTAATTCTCTCTCAACTATGTGTGTATGTTCTTGCTTTAATTAAGTTCCAACATATTTGTCActgatacataaaaaattggataaatatttttcatttataatttattcatttaataagttttactaGAAATAACACAATACTTtcacttattttttaacaatattatataacaaaatattaagtattttattctaaataaatttttaccttaatataatgataaacttaaatatcaaataaaagtcaatagacTCGTGCGAATGCACGGATCTTTTAACTAGTTTCTAttaaaaatagcaaaaaaattatgaatagtAAATTAATTCtggtagtattttttttcttccgtGAAGTTAATTCTGGTAGTATTACTAATCAATTTCCATTTTATGAAATTGTATTAATGGATAGTACTAAAATAGCGTGTGAAAAGAATATTGCTTAATTAATTGCAATTTTGTTCTCCCAAGTTTtacaattgtgcgattttaaccccctaagtttgaCAACTATGTGATTTTGGCCTCCCAAGtttcaattgtgcgattttgacCCCCAAGTTTAcaccattttgcatttgctagtcCCCGTTaacttttttaactaaaaatttcTCATgagacattttaaaattaaaaaaataaaataaaatagtttgaaaattgaaaaaatttctattaattttttttaataaaaggttgaataattgtttttaaaaaacaaaaacagtttacaaagttttaaaaattaattaaaaattagttcataaaaaactaattattttaaattattttaaaaactttataaacctcttttcttaaaaaataattattcaaccttttattaaaaaaattaatacactttttttaaaaattttaaaacatattttaaattttaatttgttataaaaatatactttatttaaaaaatttgacaaaCTGTTTCTTGGAAAAACAATAATGATtaaaccttttaaaaattaatacgattttttctttttaaaactttttttataaaaaaaataccacataagcaatttttagtcaaaaagtcAATgaggggctagcaaatgcaaagggggttaaacttggggggccaaaatcacacAATTGAAACTTGGGGGTCAAGATCGCACAATTGTCAGACTTAGGAGGTTAAAATCACAAAATtgaaacttgaggggccaaaactgcaattagcCAAAGAATATCAACAAaccatcaaaacaaaaaaaaaacaaaaaaaatagcgTGTGTCATTAAATTCtcgttttttttaatcaaacaaacttaatttatttcattaacTACTAGTCATTACcactttttctcttctttttgaTCTACGGGTGAGGGGTGTTTTAGGGTTAATTTAGTCttaaaatcacccctccaaatcgtttttctttctattttaattaaataagtttGATTTCCACacatatttagttttttttgtttgtttttgtgatttcgtcacgtttgtttttattttcccgTCTTACTGCGGAGTATTGTTGttccgtcttagtgcggagtattgttgtctCGTCTTGGTGCgatgttcatttgtttcaggttgaagatTTAGGCTCTGTTttgtaacacaaataagctagcttatagcttattatatgagcttataagcttgtttcaaaaatttagaggtgtttggtaacaagctttttgtactagcttatagctttttttcagatgctatttcaagtaacatttgagcttatagcttatagctttttacacttattccatttttaccctttaatttaataactacccactctaaaaaataaactacccactatcaattatgtaattttatatttaataactactttaaaagctaattttaccaaacactttaatttcaataagctagcttttcagctatcagctagcttatcagctatcagctagcttatagcttatttttaccaaacagacccttagttTGATCCAATCAATGATTTTTGGGCCAGGGCAAGCAGGGCCCGAGCCCAGGGCCCCCAAAAAACTGGggctcaatttttttttgggtccatCATGTTAAATTTAATTGGTTAAGTATTTGTGCTGAGATTTTGTTTACATGAATTAATgatagctcagttggttagTGTGTAATTCCTAGCTTACTTGGAAGCAGGTGGGATTGGGTTCGATTCCTAGTTTTggcaattttttgtttgttttatttaaatagaTCAACTTTCAACAAATCACAATCAATAtcaccataaaaattataaatcaaactaattcaaaaattatttctttttacaaaatgatgattttttctataaataaaataacgtTATAACTCATAAATAACTTTACTACtttatctatataaaaaaaaaaaaaaccacattttgttatttctttgaaaaatttctatgaaaataaagaattaatttataaaattaaattataatttttatgaaaaaacactatcaattttttttttagatcatCAAAAcactgtcaattttttttagatcatCAAGACACtatcaattttgttatttattttatttgttgtgtaaatgttaattttatttattaataatcaaTTTCAATGTTGCGAAAtatgaccttttttttatgtcagttacacataaaaataactatttttgatgttattaacattatttacaatttaaacaaatgatattctttttataaaaaaattgcattttttattaggggtccatttttattatttgcccTGGACCTCCAAAATCTCAGAGCCGGCACTGGATCCGAAGGCATCGATGTTCCAGACACTTCgatatagtcaaatatgtaggcttatgcaaCATGTTGTTTTATGCTATCAACACGGATGTTGtaagtttgttcgcagattcatcctttttgtttttagataTTTTGAATTTGCATTGCATTGATGTACTCTtctcaatttgaatgaatggatatcttttatttagtaaaaaaagaaCTACTAAATGTCAATACATAATgaaataatctcaaatctatagAAATTGGAAACTAGCCTGAGAATTGACCACCttagcaagagtatgagcaaccgaatttgcttgtctcctaacaaacttaacctcaaagtttagaAAAGACGACATATAAATAACAATATGTTGATCCAATCCTCTATATCTAGCTTCTTTCATGGTTAAAAGTAAAGTCCATGTTTCTCTCTCTAAAGTTGAAACCACATACTATTATCATTGTGTCATGTAAGCCATGAACTGACCATTACTATCATGAACACATAATCCTAATGAGGTTGTCCTTAAACTAATAAGGAAAACAACATCAACTTTATATTTTGCTCAACCTAGATCTGATTTTCCCACCGTAACAAACTTGGTTCTTCAACAATACCCAGACTGTTGTGTTGGACTTGATGAACCAAATACCAACTATATTCCAAGTATCGAAGGTCTGTCTTCCGAATtgttttaatttctattaatagttttttttttaaattcccTTATTGGCAATTTCCGTGCTAAACTTACCTTTTCTCCAGCAATCAAAACAAACCTAGTGCGGCGGCAGAAGAAAGAAGTAGGATCCCGAATTGgttttatttctattaatagtgttttttatttttattcccTTATTGGCAATTTCCGTGCTAAACTTATCTGTCCTCCAGCAATCAAAACAAACCTAacaaaattttgttattttgtgtATAAATTCTTTATAAATTTACACCATTACtttataaataaagaaaattacaGTTTGATAtaaaaggcaaaattacattaccagtcatttatcttatttttttgtaacagttttgtcctttatcttttttttgtaacaatttggtcctttatcttttttttttgtaacactttggtccttatcttatttatttataaaaaataaaggaccaaactgttacaaataaaaaaagataaaggaccaaactgttaaaaaaaatggactaaagtgttacaaataaaaaaaataaaggactaaagtgttacaaataaaagataaaggaccaaagtgttacaaaaaaaagataaaggaccaaagtgttacaaataaataagataaaggacttgtggtgtaattttgccataaaaaaataaaccacaaAGAtatcgtatcatcaatttaatgttaggacaaaacttacatgcatttccatacatgcatttcttacttttccactcacaaagaggtggttatttgtgttttttcattttgaaaaaataaaagaaaattattttttaataaaaaaaactacctctttgtgagaggaaaagtaagaaatgcatgtatggaaatgcatgtaagttttgtccttaatgttattattatccAATTTAATAGCTTCCATATATGTCAAAACATTACCGTTTGtcattaatgtatgatactcaaaaagtgATATCACAATTGgagtaaaatatgtatgagttgcataaatattataTGGCATTGTAGGGACCACTTGTTAGTAATAtatgatacccaaagtggtatcaccattggagatgctcttatGAGAAGAGAAATAGGATCCCATAGTTTCTGCTAGGACTcgacaataaaaataatatcaaatttatattatttttaatcatacgggaaaaataaataagacatTATTATGAGTCTTATGAGAACAATAAACATAacttataagcaaaatttatacacatataaatattattttaataaaatgttcAGTGATAGAGTGAGTCTCCATGGGCGGGGGATAAAATCCCGCCCTCAATCCCCAAACCTCTATCTGAGGGACTTTTTCCACCAATCCTCATTCATACGGGAAATACTCCGCAATCAGGGATTCCCATGTGActtattaaataataagtcatacttaattatttaattattagtaatttaCATACCTAATTACATTCCTAATttgagaagttttttttttttggtacaatcagaagaaaaaaaattcacattccTAATGTCAGAAAATTGGTTCTAGAATGTTTGGGTATGTTTATAATctctaaaaattgtttttaatataaaattattcaagTTAAAAGCTATGCACATttgtagaaaatataaataaattacacttgttaaaattgtttttcattaatataatttaaaaggGCATAAacaccataaattattttttcttttccttctattaaaaattattttcttcaaaagctaattaaaataactattttattttcaacataaaaataaatttcaagaaaatGTTTTTTCGAGAATAGCTTACACATAGACctaactataatatataaaatcattttcttAAACTATCAGACTGCTACTTTATCTATTGTCAAAATAAGATTGCTACTCTTAGATATATATGAGAGTACTATGACGTGCTTATATAAATTCTTCGGTAtacatttaattaaaattttcgGTAACTTCTTGAGAGAATGGGAGGTTGCGGTTGATCATACGTTACGGAAAGGTAACGCATGGGCGGACGTGTTGGCAAAGATGGGTGCTTTATCTGACTCACCTTTAGTGAAAATTTCTATTCCTCCTAGTGAGCTCTCTATACCTCTTCTCGATGACACGTAGGGTGTAGTCTTTATCCGGGAATagtttcttagtttttttttttttttttcccttttgttATCTCTACTGTAACTAAAACCACAAGACTTAGAAATTCTGTACATATACTTAACTCAAATGTAGTAGACCAAACATGTAATACTTATGAGGGATTCACATAATTTTATTCCCAGAAAACCAAGTATaccaaaatataacataccAGTACTACTGTAAGATTCTTACAAAGCAATAAAAAACACAACTTGACCTACAAGTTGAATGTTCATCAGTACAGCAAATCGATTTACAAAATGGTAGTAAAGATATGTTAATCTGATAAACTGATAACAATGACCACCAACCTCCATATTTTCTAAACTGATACTAGCAATAAAGTTATAAAGAGAAAGAATAAAGAAACTGCAATAGGCACTTTAAAAAACTCAAAACAAATTAGTAGTAATATACTCATTCAGAAATCCAACCATTTCTGATAATAGACACATGTTGCTGGAGAGACAGCCCCATCTGGTGAACAAAAGCTCATTCGTTGACAAGAAAAACATGGAAAGGAAGTTGAGTCGACCGATTTCTTTCCCCCTTTAACTACGCCCTTGTTTTTGCATATGTAACAAGTTTTGCCAACGGGAATAGATGCAAAATCCCCATATCCGGTACTTGTCATCTGCATTATCTCATTATCCAAAACCAAAGTTTCCAAAATcccttttatttgtttttctgtgACTTCAGTGGTAAAAACTCCGGTCTTTTTACACCACTCTAAACATCCATCACATGTAGAAACTCTCTGCATGGAAATGCATTTCACGCACACTTTCTTCAAAGCGTCTATAAGTTCCTTATCAAGATTCCCATCACTATAAAAATGCCCACCGGTGATTTCCTCGGAAGGTACAAACTCTGTTGCCATGAAGTGTTTTCTACCTTTGTTTTGAATGGTAGGAACTTCCTTTACCATATCCTTGGACACAAGTAGCTTCAGGAATTTATTGACCACAGTAGGAGGAAGATTTGTTTCTCTTTTCATTTCTAGTGTCGAGATCCCTATGTTTGTTTTACTACGTATGAGATTATAGAGTAGACGCTCTTCATTTGTCAAGGAGGGCTCAGACACTCTTTGTCGTTTCCGTTGAGGGGAAACAGATTCTTGCAAACGATTCATTCCTTGCAGAAAAAAATGTCAAGCAGAGTGTAATTAATTACATAACTCAAATggttaataaaaattaaaagtgcTTCACAGTTTACATTCTCAAGTAAATAATACTTTCATGAAGATgaaattacaaattaaaatgTTGAGTGAATCATAATAGAGAATCTTTAAACCTGTCCATCTAAAATATTTAACATGGAAAAATGGAAATAGACACATAATGATCATTATTTTAAGACTATGACTTACTATATGACAAATTCAAACACACAAGAAACAGCAGAATCCAAAATTCATAAGGAACTTGTCAAGCAGTGTTTATTTTCAAGGAAATAGTACAATACTAAAAGAGATAAAGTGACTAGAAACCTTCAACTAAAACACTAATAGCCATGAATCAtgatgaaaaaacaaaacaaaaaaattgcttATTTTAACTAATAGCcaaaatatttaacattttaCAGCTTCCACTTCCTTTATCTTGAATGTGAAGTTGTGATATTTTGAACATAGACTGTCCAATACAATTATACAacccaaatataacaaaatataaaacaaaaacacatgAAAAGTTAAGAGTAGAAAAATAGTCCAACAGAATCAAACACATCATGGCAATTTAGGATCAGCCATCTTCTTTGCATAAGAGAGGAACGCCAGCTTTTGTCAAAGTTCACACAACACACTAGTTCACATACCACACAACACACTAGTTCACATACCTATCAAGCAGAAAAAGTTAACATACCTATCAAGCAGAAAAAGTTAACATACCTATCAACTAGACCCCGACATATACACAGAAACAGCTCATTAGTTCAATTGCTTCATGTTCCTAAGGACCTAATAATGCACAAAAGAATGAAGGTTGAGGAACTCAGCAAACAACAATCTGCAAACATGAGTTATGGGATCCATTTAGTGGCGGAGCCAGAAAATTTATAAAGCCTGAGCAAAATCTCACTTGTAAACAAAAATCTCAGCTGTGCACCGAAAAATCTCAGCTTTGCCCTAAACTAACCCCTAAAATACCAAATTTTTCACCAGAGCCTGAGCAAGTGCCCGGGCTGGCCAGGCAGTGGATCCGCCACTGGATCCATTCAATCCCTAAAACAGAACATACCTATCAACAGTTCCATGTCATGtgttgccatttttttttttttggttatcatGATATAGGTACAACATTTCCATGGCCGGTAGTAACGACTAATCTCCTCAGGAACCTGTGGGACAGACAAGGTGGGTTCTCCCCCtctcaatcaatttttttttccatacgcGGGAGTCAAGAATCGCTCCACTGACCACCTGCTTAAGGAGACCAAGACCCTTACCACTTCGACTAAATCATTCTTGgtgtcatatgtcatcatttattattcaatttttttagaattACTATTCCCAAAAATaccaataataaaaaagataacCAATTTAACACCCGAGGATTTTTAGAAGCTCTTCTAATAAGTTCTAAAAGAACCGATCCTAATTCCCGGATACCCACAATAACTTAAATTCATCTTAATGAAAAAACTATCCTTGAGACAAAAGAAATTATGGAGTCACAACAATAAAAGCAGATAACATTAACAACTACAAGTCATATAGTATTATTCTCTCATCTTTGATCTTTGAAATTAAAGACTAAAACCagaaaactaaacaaaaattTACATATTATCATAACAGTACCATATTTATCAgcatttttcatcttttctttGGACATGGCAACAACTTTAGGTGTCTGCACATGAAA
This portion of the Trifolium pratense cultivar HEN17-A07 linkage group LG3, ARS_RC_1.1, whole genome shotgun sequence genome encodes:
- the LOC123914403 gene encoding DNA-directed RNA polymerase III subunit RPC6-like isoform X1; its protein translation is MSKEKMKNADKYGMNRLQESVSPQRKRQRVSEPSLTNEERLLYNLIRSKTNIGISTLEMKRETNLPPTVVNKFLKLLVSKDMVKEVPTIQNKGRKHFMATEFVPSEEITGGHFYSDGNLDKELIDALKKVCVKCISMQRVSTCDGCLEWCKKTGVFTTEVTEKQIKGILETLVLDNEIMQMTSTGYGDFASIPVGKTCYICKNKGVVKGGKKSVDSTSFPCFSCQRMSFCSPDGAVSPATCVYYQKWLDF
- the LOC123914403 gene encoding DNA-directed RNA polymerase III subunit RPC6-like isoform X2, which codes for MNRLQESVSPQRKRQRVSEPSLTNEERLLYNLIRSKTNIGISTLEMKRETNLPPTVVNKFLKLLVSKDMVKEVPTIQNKGRKHFMATEFVPSEEITGGHFYSDGNLDKELIDALKKVCVKCISMQRVSTCDGCLEWCKKTGVFTTEVTEKQIKGILETLVLDNEIMQMTSTGYGDFASIPVGKTCYICKNKGVVKGGKKSVDSTSFPCFSCQRMSFCSPDGAVSPATCVYYQKWLDF